From the genome of Gallus gallus isolate bGalGal1 chromosome 4, bGalGal1.mat.broiler.GRCg7b, whole genome shotgun sequence:
CTCGGTCCTTCAGTCCCAGCTGAGCGCTGCAGGCCGGCGCACGGAGATGGCCgcccacactgcagcagctctgcagctcaagGATCCCTCCCGCGGGCACGTCCTCGCCCTTTCTGTTTAACCGGCCCTAAAATAACACCTGGAAGCATTCATTTCGATGAGACTGGAAATGAAAGGGGATTCACTTCAGCGCAGTGCCCCGAGAACGAGGCCCGCGACGAAGCCCCGAACGACCCCGAAGGCCCTTCTCACCCTGCGCCGCCCTCACGCGGCGGCGGCTCCGTGCGGGACGTGACCAGGCCTCCGCCGCAGCGCGGCCTCTAGCGGGGGCGGGCGGATAGCTGACGGGCGGGAAGCTCGTCCAATAGGAGCACGTCGCGGGCCGCGTGGGTCCAATCAGCAGCGGGCGCGGACGAGACGGCCGGCGTAGCGGCGGCGCGGACGGGTGGCGCGGCAgagcgcgggcggcggcggTAGGGAACGGACGGCAGCGGTGACTTGCGATAACCATGTCTCTCTCCAACAAGCTCACCCTGGATAAGGTGGATGTGAAGGGCAAGCGGGTCGTCATGAGGTGAGCAACCGGGCGGCGGGAAGCTGCCCTTGGAGCCGGCCGCACCCGGTGCGGGCCACGGGGATGGCGAGGCCCCGGACGCGGTGGCGTTTCTGCGTGCTTCGCGACGAGAGGCGCGTTGCGGCTGCCGGGCGCTTCCCGGTCGCTGTGCAGCACGCGCTGCTTCGCTGCTCGGGGCGCGCTGAAGCCTCGCGCGGGGGGCGCTGCCGAGCGGAGGGCTGCTCGGGGTTGTGCTGCTGCCGCCGCGCTGCCTCGGGGAGCGCCCTGTGCTCTCAGCGCTGCTGGGGTCGGTAGCCGTTCTGTTACACCCCCTGTCAGAATAATAGCACGGGAATGGCGCTCTTCCGCCCGCTCCGTAGAATTAGTCCCCTGTGCCGTGGGCTGCCAGTTCAGTTTATTTCTGCTCATCGCCTCCCGCTTCGCTGGCGGCTTTTGTCCTTCCCCTATGTCTCCGTGTCGAGCAGGCAGCaagaaaactgcaggaaaactACTAAACTGGGGTGGTTTTGATGCAGATGTGGAATAATGAAGGGTAAACTGTAACGTAGCGTTTGACTCTACGTCTAATACTCCGCTCCAATCGGTTAGGCAGCCCTTTCCTCCCCGGGAGAAAAAGATGGTGCTGCTGAGCGGCCGTGCCTGGGCCACGCGCTCCCTGCGTGAGTCAGGGAGGAGAGAAGCTGCTCTGTGAATAATTTCTGCCCTGAGCTGTTACACAACCGGCTTCCTGCTGCTCACCACGTGGGCACAAGGTACGCTAGCCGGAGATGGCTGGCGAAACTCCTCCCCTTTCATCCTTTCCTCTGCCGTGTGTAGGGAAAGTTACCTCTCCATAGGTAGGATCTTCCCGTGGGGATGTGCTCCAGAGAGATCAGagctgcaaagaacagaaagctCCCACTCGGCGATCTGAGAGCATGGGTTTTAAAAGGAGAAGTGAGGGGCAGCTCGTTCAGccttagttttattttcatcgTCGCCGCTGTGGCGGTGAGAGTTGGGTGGTATTGATGGTATGCAGCCTGGTGCTCGTTCTCCAGTTGTACTGTCGGTACAAGAATAAATGGCCAGTAACGTACTGGTCTTTGTAACCCAGCTTGTgcacaaagcagctgaaaatcTGACTGTAATGATATTGCATTTCCAGGCAGCCTCTTTACCTTCAGGTTCCCTCATTCTTTGTAAaagaaatttttgttttctgttttttttaggGTTGACTTCAATGTTCCAATGAAGGATCACAAAATAACCAACAACCAAAGGTGAGACCCAATTTCCATCTAAAATGAAGGCCCAAAGTCCattctctgtctcagtttagCCCAGTTCTGTTAGCAGTACCTGCCACGGTACCATGATTACACTGTCACTGCTGGTACCAGAGTATTAAAGGTGACTCAGAATGGTTATTTAAATGCTTCTGCAGCTATTTGCAAACAACACTTACTGCAGAGCTTCTCACTGTAGCTCCTCTAGAGAGCACGTAAAAAATATCACTTAACTGTATGGGTCCTAacctttatttctgaagtatgGTTGCAGCGTTATGGCCACGTTACAGCCATGTGTCTGTTTGGCTCTGATTGCTGTCCTTGATGGTAGTATCCAGAAGACTTTCTGCCCTCCTTACCCTCTGTTAACTTGTTGGTTTACATCAGCATAGTTGTTCTGGAGCAGCATATGAAGACACGGGGCTTAGAAACAGGCATATGCAATGTCTTTTTATCTTGCTTGTCCATCATTTGTAGGCAGATAATGGTTTTGTTCACCACTGGTCAGCATTCCCATAATTTCTCTTATTGATTCAGTATCAGTGACTAGATCAGGAGCCGAGTAATATTCATATGCTTCCTGACAATTTTTAGCTATGAGCAATCAGCAGAATTTGGATGACAAGGTACATTTTACTTCCATCTCCTATGTATCATGGAAGATCACAGCAGAAAACCTGAAAACACACTGGGATAGGAAAATTGTTTGTTGTGTGATGCATAATCACTGTGCTTCAGGGATTGTCGCTTTCCCTGGGAAGGGAATAGGTTAGGTTAGCACCagggcagctgtgctctgtgagaTGTGATAGTCTCTTAGGTGTTTGTCCTAGTGAGCGTAGGTTGCTGAGAAGTCCAGCATCCCTTTTAGGGATGTACTGGTAGCAATGGCCTGCTGTCTTTAGAAGTACGCTGGACTGTGTGAACACAAGATGTAGAATGGACCTAAGTAATCATTCTACCCAGCTCTTGTGTTCTCTGTTACCTTTTTGAAGAACGACTTCGAGGGCTCTTGTGTAAGTGATTACTAAGTCTGCTTGCATGGTAAATTGTAGCTGAATCCTTTTTcgtttgtttttctctgccgTTCCAGAATCAAGGCAGCTGTCCCTACCATCAAGCACTGCTTGGACCATGGAGCCAAGTCAGTGGTTTTGATGAGTCACCTGGGCCGCCCGGATGGAGTTCCCATGCCTGACAAGTTCTCCTTGGCTCCAGTAGCTGTGGAGCTTAAAGCTCTCCTGGGCAGGTGAAGTAGCAGAGCAGTTCAGCATGCATCAGTCCCTCCCTGTGAGTGGACTTGGATGCTTTCCTTTTGGAAAGAGAGTCACTTGTGGGATGACAGTGTGCATCTTGTCTTTGCAGGGAGGTCTCATTCCTGAAGGATTGTGTTGGTCCTGAGGTGGAGAAGGCCTGTGCTAATCCTGCAGACGGCTCCGTCATCCTGCTAGAGAACCTCCGATTCCATGtagaagaagaagggaaagggaaggatgCTTCAGGGAACAAGGTGAAACTTCAAGTCTAGGTTCTGTGTGTACCTCCTCTGGTCTTAGTACCTTGGTTGCAGCAGATTGATGGTGAACTAGCTGCTCAttcaaaatgctgtttatgAATTCACTCTCAGAAGAGAACCAGAGAGCCTTTGTTCAACAAGTCTGATCACCTGTACTACGCAGTGGAAAAGTCCGAGTCAAATGCATTGAGTATCTAAGATGAAACAGCTTAAGAGAAAGGCTGTAAATGATTGCCAGGGGTGCTGTAGTCCACAAAAGGAGTGAAGTAGGGCTGCCCAGGAAACTGGTTACTGCTTATTAAACTTGGAGATGTCTAAAACAGAATTCTAGGTCTACTAGAGATTGTCATTCTCCCAGCATTAGCTACAGTGAATTGTTCAATTTTGTCTCTTCgggtgatttttttaatgtgctgaTTAAATGTTCTGCCACATAGAAATGATCAAACCCTCTTATAAGCCTGTCTGCTCTTACAGTAGCCATCAAGAACCAGGCTGCCTTGTACCTCTGACATTTTCTTGAAGGTCAGGAAGAACGTTTGCTCCAGACAGCTGCTTTTCTTAGCGATAGTGACCCTGGTGACTTTACACAGGTTTTGGCTCCTTTCATATTCGGTGCATGGAGGGGAATGCTGACACCGTGTGGTGCCCTTTAGAGGCTGATACAGGAATCCAGTAGCTTAAGAAAATAGCCCAGAGTAGCTTAGTAAGCCTGTGCAGATGAAAATAGGAAATTGAGCAAGTTGGAAGTTAACCACAGTCATGTGTAACTGAAAGCCACTGTGGTGGCAGGGAGAAGAATGGAACAAGAACTTAATTTGCTTTGAGAAACAGTCCCTTCATTTTGTACACTAGTATGCATACAGAAGCATGTGTTGCAGCTGGGCAACGTGGAAAGGTACTGCTGACAGATGAATTTCCCATCTTAACTATCATGACCTGCCTAtaggggagggaaggggtgaCCAGATAGAAGTTTGTGGGTTATCAACTGATGCTCGGAAAATGTCTGTCCAAAGCAAATCAAGTGGTAGTGGTTCCTTCATTCATAGTCCCTCATGTTGTGCTTACAGATGTTACTGGCTTTAATGGGAGCATTTCATCTCTTTGTGTACAGCCAGACAATTTAACAAGTGAAGGAACAGTTCTAGCATTGTTGTAGAATCTGTGTAGTCCCTTTAGCTTGTGTTCTGCTTAGGCTGCGTGAATAAGAGGGCATGCAAAGCTGAACTACTTGAGCCATCCCATTTAGGATTTGGTAGGATGCCTGGATGCTGGAGAAAGTCCCTTAACAGAGATGTGTCTGTTCTTGCCCACTACGTGCTAAGCTCCTCTCCAGTGTTCCTATGTTGGCTGCTGTCAGTGGTCTGTTGTAGTGTGCAGGCAAAGTTAAATTAACTTATAAATAAGTTAATCCTCAGTGCAATGATGCAAAACGAATCCTTCGTCTCATTGTTTTACCTGTAGTGCTTAGAGACCACACTTTCTTTGTTCAGTAAATGGCTGTGAATGAGTTTTGTCTCATCTCAGCACTGACTTCTCTCGCATACCTTTTGTGTTACCTGTGTTCACCTCATCTAAGTAGAAATCTGTTGGAGAGAGCAAAAGGTTGCAGTCCATGCCTACTTTGCTGATGTAAAAGTGATGCACTTAGGACTGGGAATGGTCCTCAGAGCTCTAATTAAGCTCTCAGAGTTTAATACGGAGTTAAAACCATTTAAACATCTCTGTTGTTCCTACTGGACTGGTAAAGAGCATTGAAATAAAGACGTGCACAGGATGAACAGTTGAATTTCTCTagctgatttttctttgctttgggTTTAGAAGCCCATTGCTTATAAATTGTTGAATTTCACTTCAGTTTTGTGTGAGTAGCACAAATGtgtcattctttttctttttagatcaAAGCTGATGCTGCAAAAGTGGAGGCTTTCAGAGCCTCTCTTTCTAAATTGGGAGATGTTTATGTCAATGATGCTTTTGGAACTGCCCATCGTGCTCACAGGTGTGTATCTGTTTTCATTCCACAGACAGAACTGCTCAATGATGCCTGCTGTGGAAAAACAACCTTTGTCCTCACTGGAGTTTAGCTTTTTGAGGCTACCTCATTATTGTTCTGCTGTATTTGTTTCTGAGTGATGTACTTAGTGGAGGTAGTCATCTATAGTGCGGATGGTTTAAAGTTTCTCCCTCAGAGCAGGAGACAGCTGAGCCTCTTAAgacttgttttcacttttttggTTGTTAATGAtgcaacattttttcctttcctcactcTTATCTTTATTCTACAGCTCCATGGTAGGTGTTCATCTTCCTCAGAAGGCTGCTGGCTTCCTGATGAAGAAAGAACTGGATTATTTTGCAAAGGCCCTTGAGAGTCCAGAGAGACCCTTCTTAGCAATTCTTGGAGGGTAAGACTCAAGAACATACCTACCATACccatacttttttctttaacaccTCTGGAACAAATGATGAGTTCTTCTGGCTTTGTTCAAACAAGTGCTTTCCTTTGAACTGTACCTACAGTTCAGATTTGTAGGTAATTCCTGAAATCTCTATGGATTATTTGAAGGCTAGCTTACTGTGTCTACCCTTGTGATGATCGAGTCTGCTCATCATATCTTGTGATTGCTTACATTCCCTAAATAAGGGACAGTCCACAGCAATTTGCTGTACAGTTGAACCAGAAGAGCTGATACACATGATGGCCCTGAAACACTGTCAGTGACCTTTCCTCCATGGTTCAGAGTACAAGCATCCTGCAAGCTCAGCACTGTGTAAGTTGACACGGTCTGTCATAATGCAGTGGTGACCTACTGTAGCTGGCTGGGCCTCTACTCTTAAGCAGCAGCTAGTGTACAGAGAATTGAAGGAGCAACACCGCATGtcttgtctgcttgtagaaacAAGTGTTTCAGTTTGTCAGGTGAATTTAACTACTTTGAACAGTAACACAAAGCTTGGACACCATAGCATTTCCTCGATGATAAAAGTATGTGGTTTATTCCTGCTCTTTGTACCCATAAACATGCTTTTAAAGAAGTAATACTCACTTCTCGCATCAAACTTTAAACATTTCCATGATCTTGATTACAGTGAGTAATGCTCGTTTTTCATTAGTACCTTTCCGAGATTTAGAGCTGCGTGTGATTCAGGTGTAGATTGGCTACTGCTTATGTATAACAAAACCAGACACAGAATATGAACTGAGGACAACTATATTAATTGAGGTGAAGATGAAttgtgctggaaaacaaaaaccctgtGCAGGGAAGTAATTTCAGCACTAGAAGCAGGATTGtgcacaaaggaaagaaaatctaaattgctttcacatttctt
Proteins encoded in this window:
- the PGK2 gene encoding phosphoglycerate kinase, which translates into the protein MSLSNKLTLDKVDVKGKRVVMRVDFNVPMKDHKITNNQRIKAAVPTIKHCLDHGAKSVVLMSHLGRPDGVPMPDKFSLAPVAVELKALLGREVSFLKDCVGPEVEKACANPADGSVILLENLRFHVEEEGKGKDASGNKIKADAAKVEAFRASLSKLGDVYVNDAFGTAHRAHSSMVGVHLPQKAAGFLMKKELDYFAKALESPERPFLAILGGAKVQDKIQLISNMLDKVNEMIIGGGMAFTFLKVLNNMQIGNSLFDEEGSKIVKDLMAKAEKNGVKITLPVDFITADKFDEHAQTGEATVASGIPAGWMGLDCGPESVKKFVEVVGRAKQIVWNGPVGVFEWDKFSKGTKALMDKVVEVTGKGCITIIGGGDTATCCAKWNTEDKVSHVSTGGGASLELLEGKVLPGVDALSSV